From Gammaproteobacteria bacterium:
TTTGTAGTGTGCCCGGATTGCTCGTCTTGCGCATCGGCAATCAGCTCCATCGCTTCGGTCAGTAAAAACTGCATATTGGTGCGAGCCAGTTCAGGATCCCCGGCCAGAACTGCATCCAATACTTTTTTATGATCATTCACACTGGCCAGACGTACACCTTTGCGTTGGTTGGTCAAGCGAATACTGATACGTAATGCGGTTTCACTGAAATCTTTCATATGGCGGTAAAAGCGGTTTCCACTCGCTTCCAGAATCGCAACATGAAAGGCGATGTCGGATAACAGCGGGTCATCTTTTCCTTCTTCTGCTGCCTGCATGCGCTGTAAGGCGTGTTGGATCTTTTCTTTGTCCTCAGTCGAGGCACGCTCGGCGGCACGTGCGGCCGCATCGGGTTCGATCGAGAGTCTGACTTCGGTGAACTCTTTGAGCAATTGCAATGAGAAGTCGCGTTCGAGTAACCAGCGCAACACATTGGGGTCAAGTAAATTCCAGTGTTCTTCTTCCCGGACTTTGGTTCCTTGACGCGGTCGCGCACTCAGCAATCCCTTGGAGGTCAGCATTTTTACCGCCTCACGCAATACGCTGCGACTCACATCGTACTCAGTACAGAGTTCGGCTTCGGTTGGAAACGGTTTGTCATTGCCGTACGCACCACGCACGATCTTCATACCGAGTCGTTCGACTATGCTCATGGTCAGACTTTTGTAACGTTCACTCATGGGAATCTCTTTTTATTAAGTTTAGAGGTTATTATATTTCGGCTTGGTACTGTTGTTCACTAATTCCGCGTATATCAGTTTGGTACAAAAACACATCACCTGCCCGAGGCTGCTCGTTCAGTTGCTCGGCTTGCAGATCCTGGCGAGCACTGGTAACACACAGTATATCCAGATTAATCCCGGCAAACGCCGGGCAGGAAGGCTGACTTGCCGGGGTCTTGACCACGCAATCTATATTGCCATCAGGTGAATAGCGTACAACCTGACTGGCGCCCCAGTGTGCGCTCCATAAAAAGCCGTCGGCATCCACGCAAGCACCGTCCGGATAAGTGTTTGGTGGTGTGTTTATAAATATTCTTTTGTGAGATAGATTGCCGCTGGTCACATCAAAGTCGTAAGCGTAAATTTCACGCCGCGGTGAATCGGCGAAGTACATGGTGTGCCCATCCGGGCTCCAGCTCAATCCATTGGAGATATGCATACCGGTTTCTCTAACATGCAATTCTCCATCACTATCCAGGCAATAAAGTTTTCCGCTCGCAGGATTGTCCTCATCCACCGAGCGTAACATCATGCTACCAACCCAAAAGCGACCTTGTCGGTCAACACGTCCATCATTCAAGCGCTCTGTGACTCCATCACACAGATCAGCATAAAGCCATGCAAGTTGTTCATTCTGAGGATCATAAGTTGCAATGCCTGTATCAAAGGCGATCAACATCAAATCAGTATTTGCAATAAAGGCAAAAGAACATACGGCCTGTGGCATGATCTTAGCGTTGAGATCACCGGTCTCGGGCTGGTAGGTGTAGAGCTTTTTATCGATAATATCCGTCCAGCAAATCTCGCCAGAGGCGGAATTCCATTGGATTCCTTCGCCCAGGGTATTTTGAACCGTCAGAGATTTTATTAGAGCGATGTGCTTAGTCAGGTGCATATCTAGTAATGGCTTATTATTTTATTCGGGCTAAA
This genomic window contains:
- a CDS encoding FadR family transcriptional regulator, which codes for MSERYKSLTMSIVERLGMKIVRGAYGNDKPFPTEAELCTEYDVSRSVLREAVKMLTSKGLLSARPRQGTKVREEEHWNLLDPNVLRWLLERDFSLQLLKEFTEVRLSIEPDAAARAAERASTEDKEKIQHALQRMQAAEEGKDDPLLSDIAFHVAILEASGNRFYRHMKDFSETALRISIRLTNQRKGVRLASVNDHKKVLDAVLAGDPELARTNMQFLLTEAMELIADAQDEQSGHTTN
- a CDS encoding SMP-30/gluconolactonase/LRE family protein gives rise to the protein MHLTKHIALIKSLTVQNTLGEGIQWNSASGEICWTDIIDKKLYTYQPETGDLNAKIMPQAVCSFAFIANTDLMLIAFDTGIATYDPQNEQLAWLYADLCDGVTERLNDGRVDRQGRFWVGSMMLRSVDEDNPASGKLYCLDSDGELHVRETGMHISNGLSWSPDGHTMYFADSPRREIYAYDFDVTSGNLSHKRIFINTPPNTYPDGACVDADGFLWSAHWGASQVVRYSPDGNIDCVVKTPASQPSCPAFAGINLDILCVTSARQDLQAEQLNEQPRAGDVFLYQTDIRGISEQQYQAEI